In the genome of Polaribacter sp. MED152, one region contains:
- a CDS encoding YpdA family putative bacillithiol disulfide reductase, whose product MKDNWFDVLIIGGGPIGIACGLEAKKKGLSYVIIEKGPIVNSLYNYPVNMQFFSSSEKLEIDDIPFISKAAKPDRAEALEYYRRITTSNNININLFEKVNAVTKNYSDFTVITTKNKYQAKHIIVATGFYDLPKKLKIEGEDLNKVSHYYKEPHFYAGQKLAIIGASNSAIDAALECYRKGAEVSLIIRGSEVGQRVKYWVRPDIMNRINEGSIKAYFNAEVTEIQEHSIKVNTPDGNIKLENDFVLALTGYQPNFKFLVNMGIKLSDDEKKIPEYDKETMQTNVKGIYLAGVICGGMETHKWFIENSRVHAKMIIKSILSKATLV is encoded by the coding sequence ATGAAAGACAATTGGTTTGATGTATTAATTATTGGAGGAGGACCAATAGGAATTGCTTGTGGTTTAGAGGCTAAGAAAAAAGGTTTGTCATATGTAATTATTGAGAAAGGCCCAATTGTAAATTCACTCTACAATTATCCTGTAAACATGCAGTTTTTTTCATCATCAGAAAAGTTAGAAATTGATGATATTCCATTTATTAGTAAAGCAGCAAAACCAGATAGAGCAGAAGCTTTAGAGTATTATAGAAGGATAACTACATCTAATAATATAAATATTAATTTATTTGAAAAGGTAAATGCAGTAACTAAGAATTATTCTGATTTTACGGTTATTACAACTAAAAATAAATACCAAGCCAAGCATATAATTGTAGCAACAGGTTTTTATGATTTACCCAAAAAACTTAAAATTGAGGGAGAAGATTTAAACAAAGTTTCTCATTATTACAAAGAGCCGCATTTTTATGCTGGTCAAAAGTTAGCAATTATTGGTGCAAGTAATTCAGCAATCGATGCAGCTTTAGAATGTTATAGAAAAGGAGCTGAGGTTTCTTTAATAATTAGAGGATCTGAGGTTGGACAACGTGTAAAATATTGGGTTCGACCAGATATTATGAATCGAATAAATGAAGGAAGTATTAAAGCTTATTTTAATGCTGAGGTTACAGAAATTCAAGAGCATTCAATAAAGGTAAACACTCCAGATGGTAATATTAAATTAGAAAATGATTTTGTGTTAGCGCTTACAGGTTATCAGCCTAATTTTAAATTCTTAGTAAATATGGGAATCAAGCTTTCTGATGATGAGAAAAAAATCCCTGAGTATGATAAAGAAACCATGCAAACCAATGTAAAAGGAATTTATTTAGCTGGAGTAATTTGTGGAGGAATGGAAACCCATAAATGGTTTATAGAAAACTCGAGAGTACATGCTAAAATGATAATTAAAAGTATTTTAAGTAAGGCTACTCTAGTTTAG
- a CDS encoding class I SAM-dependent methyltransferase — protein MQDSKNNQKKIPWPTKKAMEQIYEQNLWGGNSETYYSGSGSHDLKIVVPYINCVLGFLKSLPESVSILDLGCGDFNIGQQILPYAKKYMAVDIAENVINYNKSKFIQENLEFLCLDIAKDALPKADVVIIRQVLQHLSNKEVKMILSKLNAYKYIVLTEHLPLNNFEPNKDIISGQGIRLKKQSGLCITEEPFNFKCEKESKLLSIELGDKKGVIKTWLYQQF, from the coding sequence ATGCAAGATTCTAAAAACAACCAAAAGAAAATACCTTGGCCAACCAAAAAGGCTATGGAGCAAATTTATGAGCAAAATCTTTGGGGAGGCAATTCCGAAACATACTATTCTGGTTCAGGTTCTCACGATTTGAAGATTGTAGTTCCTTATATTAACTGTGTTTTAGGTTTTTTAAAATCGCTACCAGAATCTGTATCAATTCTAGATTTAGGCTGTGGTGATTTTAACATAGGTCAACAAATTCTACCATATGCAAAAAAATACATGGCAGTAGATATTGCCGAAAATGTAATCAATTATAACAAGTCAAAATTTATACAGGAAAATTTAGAGTTTTTATGTCTCGATATTGCTAAGGATGCTTTGCCTAAAGCAGATGTTGTCATCATAAGGCAAGTTTTACAACATCTCTCAAATAAAGAAGTTAAAATGATTTTAAGTAAGTTGAATGCTTATAAATACATAGTACTAACAGAACACTTGCCATTAAACAATTTTGAGCCAAATAAAGATATCATCTCTGGTCAAGGAATCAGATTGAAAAAACAAAGTGGATTATGCATAACAGAAGAACCTTTTAATTTTAAATGTGAAAAAGAATCAAAATTGCTGTCTATTGAATTAGGTGATAAAAAAGGCGTTATAAAAACTTGGTTATATCAGCAATTCTAA
- the gcvP gene encoding aminomethyl-transferring glycine dehydrogenase has translation MNTNSFQLRHIGPNQKEQEKMLQAIKADSLEQLINETVPDNIRLKDDLDLAPAMSEYEYLAHIKELSEKNKVFKSYIGLGYHEAIVPSVIQRNILENPGWYTAYTPYQAEIAQGRLEALLNYQTMVCDLTGMELANASLLDESTAAAEAMALLFDVRERAKKKAGANKFFVSEEILPQTLSLLQTRSTPIGIELVVGNHEDFTFDDDFFGAILQYPGKLGQIFDYEEFVAKANDNDIKVAVAADILSLVKLKAPGEFGASVVVGTTQRFGIPLGYGGPHAAFFATKEAYKRSIPGRIIGVTKDMNGKRALRMALQTREQHIKRERATSNICTAQVLLAVMAGMYAVYHGKDGIQYIADTVHNKTKLVADYLEKAGFKQLNTSYFDTLLIEIEEARLKPVAESFKVNFNYVSDNLVSLSLNEATTEKDLMNLFTLFGQLKKRPNPVKEENYDSFSRILTQEPFHSDFDVIADNVARKTSFLDNEIFNTYQSETDMMRYIKKLERKDLALNHSMISLGSCTMKLNAASEMLPLSNPQWGNIHPFVPLYQARGYQEVLKKLEHQLNIITGFAGTSLQPNSGAQGEFAGLMTIRAYHQSRGDSHRNICIIPASAHGTNPASAVMAGMKVIVTKTAENGNIDVDDLREKAEKHSDNLAALMVTYPSTHGVFESEIQEITKIIHDHGGQVYMDGANMNAQVGLTNPATIGADVCHLNLHKTFAIPHGGGGPGVGPICVAPQLVPFLPTNPIIETGGEKSITAISAAPWGSALACLISYGYITMLGFRGLTNSTKNAILNANYIKERLDGHYDTLYTGEKGRAAHEMIIDCRDFKQNGIEVVDIAKRLMDYGFHAPTVSFPVNGTMMIEPTESESLAELDRFCDAMIAIREEIKNVTKEDANNTLKNAPHTQEMLTSDEWDFPYSRKQAAFPLEYIADNKFWPTVRRVDDAYGDRNLICSCNPIEDYM, from the coding sequence ATGAATACTAATTCGTTTCAATTAAGACACATTGGTCCGAACCAAAAGGAGCAAGAAAAAATGTTACAAGCTATTAAAGCAGATAGTTTAGAACAGTTAATTAATGAAACTGTGCCAGATAATATTCGTTTAAAAGACGATTTAGATTTAGCACCAGCCATGAGTGAATATGAGTATTTGGCTCATATTAAAGAACTTTCTGAAAAAAATAAAGTTTTTAAAAGCTACATAGGTTTAGGTTATCATGAAGCAATTGTGCCAAGTGTTATTCAACGTAACATTTTAGAAAATCCAGGTTGGTATACAGCTTACACACCTTACCAAGCAGAAATTGCTCAAGGTCGTTTAGAAGCCCTATTAAATTACCAAACTATGGTTTGTGATTTAACAGGAATGGAGTTAGCAAATGCATCCTTATTAGATGAAAGTACAGCAGCTGCAGAAGCTATGGCTTTACTTTTTGATGTGAGAGAACGTGCAAAGAAAAAAGCGGGTGCAAATAAATTCTTTGTTTCTGAAGAAATTTTACCTCAAACATTATCTCTTTTACAAACAAGATCTACTCCTATTGGTATTGAATTGGTTGTTGGTAATCATGAAGATTTTACGTTTGATGATGATTTCTTTGGTGCCATTTTACAATATCCAGGTAAATTAGGTCAGATTTTTGATTATGAAGAGTTTGTTGCAAAAGCAAACGATAATGATATTAAAGTTGCAGTTGCTGCAGATATTTTATCATTAGTAAAATTAAAAGCACCAGGTGAATTTGGTGCATCTGTGGTAGTTGGTACAACACAACGTTTTGGAATACCTTTAGGTTATGGAGGACCTCATGCTGCATTTTTTGCTACAAAAGAAGCTTACAAAAGAAGTATTCCTGGAAGAATTATTGGCGTTACTAAAGACATGAATGGTAAGCGTGCTTTAAGAATGGCACTGCAAACTAGAGAACAACACATAAAACGTGAAAGAGCAACATCTAACATTTGTACTGCTCAAGTATTGTTAGCAGTTATGGCAGGAATGTACGCTGTTTATCATGGAAAAGATGGTATACAATACATTGCAGATACTGTACATAACAAAACTAAATTAGTTGCAGATTATTTAGAAAAAGCTGGCTTTAAGCAACTAAACACGTCTTACTTCGATACTCTTTTAATAGAAATAGAAGAAGCAAGATTAAAACCTGTAGCAGAATCGTTTAAAGTGAATTTTAATTATGTTTCTGATAATTTAGTTTCACTTTCACTGAATGAAGCAACTACAGAAAAAGATTTAATGAACTTATTTACTTTATTTGGCCAGTTAAAAAAACGTCCAAATCCTGTAAAAGAAGAAAATTACGATAGCTTTTCTAGAATTTTAACACAAGAACCTTTTCATTCAGATTTTGATGTAATTGCAGATAATGTAGCTAGAAAAACGTCATTTTTAGATAATGAGATTTTTAATACGTATCAATCAGAAACAGATATGATGCGTTATATTAAAAAATTAGAACGTAAAGATTTGGCTTTAAATCATTCTATGATTTCTTTAGGCTCTTGTACAATGAAATTAAATGCTGCTTCTGAAATGTTGCCTTTAAGCAATCCTCAATGGGGTAATATCCATCCATTTGTGCCTTTATACCAAGCTAGAGGGTATCAAGAGGTTTTAAAGAAATTAGAGCATCAATTAAATATTATTACAGGTTTTGCAGGTACATCTTTACAACCTAATTCTGGTGCTCAAGGTGAATTTGCTGGCTTAATGACAATTAGAGCTTATCATCAATCTAGAGGAGATTCTCATAGAAATATTTGTATTATTCCTGCCTCTGCTCATGGTACAAACCCTGCTTCTGCTGTAATGGCAGGAATGAAAGTGATTGTTACCAAAACTGCAGAAAATGGAAACATTGATGTGGATGATTTAAGAGAAAAGGCAGAAAAGCACTCAGATAATCTAGCTGCATTGATGGTAACCTACCCATCTACTCATGGAGTTTTTGAAAGTGAGATTCAAGAAATCACTAAAATTATTCACGATCATGGAGGTCAGGTTTATATGGATGGTGCCAATATGAATGCTCAAGTAGGTTTAACAAATCCGGCTACAATTGGTGCTGATGTTTGTCATTTAAACTTACATAAAACATTTGCAATTCCACATGGTGGAGGTGGTCCTGGAGTTGGCCCAATTTGTGTTGCTCCACAATTAGTACCATTTTTACCAACCAATCCAATCATTGAAACTGGAGGAGAAAAATCAATCACAGCAATTTCTGCTGCTCCTTGGGGTTCTGCACTTGCTTGTTTAATCTCTTATGGCTATATAACTATGCTAGGTTTTAGAGGATTAACAAACTCTACAAAAAATGCAATTTTAAATGCAAACTATATCAAAGAACGTTTAGATGGGCATTATGATACTTTATATACTGGAGAAAAAGGTAGAGCTGCACACGAAATGATTATTGATTGTAGAGATTTTAAACAAAATGGAATTGAAGTAGTTGATATTGCTAAACGTTTAATGGATTATGGATTCCATGCACCTACAGTTTCTTTTCCTGTAAATGGAACTATGATGATTGAGCCTACAGAATCTGAAAGTTTAGCTGAATTAGATCGTTTTTGTGATGCAATGATTGCCATTCGTGAAGAGATTAAAAATGTAACAAAAGAAGATGCAAATAATACGTTAAAGAATGCTCCTCACACTCAAGAAATGTTAACTAGTGATGAATGGGATTTCCCATATTCTAGAAAACAAGCAGCTTTTCCTTTAGAATATATTGCTGATAATAAATTTTGGCCAACTGTGAGAAGAGTTGATGACGCTTATGGTGATCGAAATTTAATTTGTTCTTGTAACCCTATTGAGGATTATATGTAA
- the serA gene encoding phosphoglycerate dehydrogenase: MSTTKRNYIFDFDSTLTRVEALDVLAEITLENNPKKDEIIHEIIDITNLGIDGEISFTESLERRIKLLEANEADLSQLIADLKKQVSTSIERNKEFFELYSDDIYVISCGFKEFIDPIVKEYNIPSERVYANTFKFADDGKIIGFDANNPLSQHNGKIQCLKDMNLDGEIQVIGDGYSDYVTREAGVADKFFAYTENVSRDKTTENADYIAPNLDEFLYVNDLTRNISYPKNRIKILLLENVHADAFKKLSTDGFSVETISKSLSEDELIEKIKDVHVLGIRSKTNVTQKVVDAAEKLMVVSAFCIGTKQINLEACKEKGVVVFNAPYSNTRSVVELAIGEIIMLMRSVFQRSTEIHNGQWRKTAEGSREVRGKKLGIVGYGNIGSQLSILAEALGMDVYYYDVEDKLALGNATKLDTLEELLSISDAVSLHVDDNAANKNFFGEKEISLMKDGAHLVNLSRGFVVDIPALVAALKSGKLAGAAVDVYPEEPRKNGDFYTELKGLDNVILTPHVGGSTEEAQRDIADFVPNKIMAYINSGNTVDAVNFPNIRLPRQTDAHRFLHIHKNKSGVMAKINEILAQYDLNITGQYLSTDPKVGYVITDLDKEYNKEVIDKLRNVDGTIKFRVLY; this comes from the coding sequence ATGAGCACTACAAAAAGAAACTATATTTTCGATTTTGATAGCACTTTAACCAGAGTAGAAGCTTTAGATGTTTTAGCAGAAATTACCTTAGAAAATAATCCTAAAAAAGATGAGATTATTCATGAAATCATAGATATTACAAATCTTGGTATTGATGGTGAAATTTCCTTCACAGAATCTTTAGAAAGAAGAATTAAGTTGTTGGAAGCGAATGAAGCTGATTTGTCTCAATTAATTGCAGATTTAAAGAAGCAAGTATCTACTTCAATTGAAAGAAATAAAGAGTTTTTTGAGTTGTATTCAGATGATATTTATGTAATTTCTTGTGGTTTTAAAGAATTTATAGATCCTATTGTAAAAGAATACAACATACCATCAGAAAGAGTTTACGCTAATACTTTTAAATTTGCGGATGATGGTAAAATAATTGGCTTTGATGCTAATAACCCATTATCACAACATAATGGAAAAATTCAATGTTTAAAAGACATGAATTTAGATGGAGAAATACAGGTTATTGGTGATGGTTACAGTGATTATGTGACGCGTGAAGCAGGAGTTGCAGATAAGTTTTTTGCCTATACTGAAAACGTATCTAGAGATAAAACAACCGAAAATGCCGATTATATTGCACCTAATTTAGATGAATTTTTATACGTAAACGATTTGACACGAAACATATCTTACCCAAAAAATAGAATTAAAATATTACTACTAGAAAACGTACATGCAGATGCTTTTAAGAAATTATCTACAGATGGTTTTTCTGTAGAAACCATCTCTAAAAGTTTGTCTGAAGACGAATTGATTGAAAAAATTAAAGATGTTCATGTTTTAGGTATAAGATCTAAGACCAATGTTACTCAGAAAGTAGTAGATGCTGCAGAAAAGTTAATGGTAGTAAGTGCATTTTGTATTGGTACCAAACAGATTAATTTAGAAGCGTGTAAAGAAAAAGGTGTTGTGGTTTTCAATGCACCTTACAGCAATACTCGATCTGTGGTAGAATTGGCAATTGGTGAAATTATAATGTTAATGCGTTCTGTTTTTCAAAGAAGTACAGAAATTCATAATGGTCAATGGAGAAAAACAGCAGAAGGTTCTAGAGAGGTTCGTGGTAAGAAACTAGGTATTGTTGGGTATGGAAATATTGGTTCTCAACTTTCAATCTTGGCAGAAGCTTTGGGTATGGATGTCTATTATTATGATGTTGAAGACAAACTAGCCTTAGGTAATGCAACTAAATTAGATACCTTAGAAGAGTTGTTATCAATTTCTGATGCAGTTAGTTTACATGTAGACGATAATGCTGCAAACAAGAATTTCTTCGGAGAAAAAGAAATCTCTTTAATGAAAGATGGTGCACATTTAGTAAATTTATCTAGAGGATTTGTTGTAGATATTCCAGCTTTAGTTGCTGCTTTAAAAAGCGGAAAACTAGCAGGTGCTGCAGTTGATGTATATCCTGAAGAGCCAAGAAAAAATGGTGACTTTTATACTGAATTAAAAGGTTTAGATAATGTAATTTTAACACCACATGTTGGTGGTAGTACAGAAGAAGCACAGAGAGATATTGCAGATTTTGTACCTAATAAAATTATGGCTTATATCAATTCTGGTAATACAGTAGATGCTGTGAACTTTCCAAATATTAGATTGCCAAGACAAACAGATGCCCATAGATTTTTACACATCCATAAAAATAAATCTGGAGTTATGGCTAAGATAAATGAAATTTTGGCGCAATACGATTTAAACATTACTGGTCAGTACTTATCTACAGATCCAAAAGTTGGTTATGTAATTACAGATTTAGATAAAGAATACAATAAAGAGGTGATTGATAAATTACGAAATGTAGATGGTACCATTAAGTTTAGAGTACTTTATTAG
- a CDS encoding C40 family peptidase, whose translation MNFGKKIFYFLAILFVSCNNNSLLVTGLQGVNESIKEQYAPDKRVAIYDIQVDYDNDKIIVSGETDSKIGYQKLLDSLKSLDIDFLNKIRVLPDSVVGNEMYAIGNNSVLNIRSAPKHSAELGTQGLLGMSLKVLDKEGDFFRIQTPDGYISWVDKGGIYRMNKGEFDYWSNAKKIIYTNTAGFVYDNIDLNKSIVSDITLGGVLKYISEDKNTYEVEYPDKRKGFIKKEEAQILNEWLKNLVATQESIEKTAKSMLGFPYLWGGTSSKGMDCSGFTKMTYLLNGFVIPRDASQQINAGKIVDNDLNFSDLQKGDLLFFGTKATEDKKQRVVHVGIWLGNDNMEFIHSSGNVHISSMDEKNPLYDEFNKNRYLGSRRYLGEKDKNIIDLKDELN comes from the coding sequence ATGAATTTTGGTAAAAAAATCTTTTATTTCTTAGCAATCTTATTTGTTTCTTGCAATAACAATTCTTTATTAGTTACTGGTTTACAAGGGGTAAATGAAAGTATTAAAGAACAATATGCACCAGATAAAAGAGTAGCAATTTATGATATTCAAGTAGATTATGACAATGATAAAATTATTGTTAGTGGAGAAACTGATTCTAAAATAGGATATCAAAAATTGCTGGATAGTTTAAAAAGTTTAGATATTGATTTTTTAAATAAAATTAGGGTTTTGCCAGATTCTGTAGTTGGTAATGAAATGTATGCTATTGGCAATAACTCTGTACTAAATATAAGATCGGCACCCAAGCATTCTGCTGAATTAGGCACACAAGGACTTTTAGGGATGTCTTTAAAAGTATTAGATAAAGAAGGTGATTTTTTTAGAATACAAACTCCAGATGGTTATATTTCTTGGGTTGATAAAGGTGGAATTTACAGAATGAACAAAGGCGAATTTGACTATTGGTCAAATGCTAAAAAAATCATTTATACAAATACAGCTGGTTTTGTTTATGATAATATAGACCTAAACAAAAGTATTGTTTCAGACATTACACTTGGTGGAGTTTTAAAGTATATTTCTGAAGATAAAAACACCTATGAAGTAGAATATCCTGATAAACGAAAAGGATTCATTAAAAAAGAGGAAGCTCAAATTTTAAATGAGTGGCTAAAAAATTTAGTTGCCACACAAGAAAGTATAGAAAAAACTGCAAAATCAATGTTAGGTTTTCCTTATTTATGGGGAGGGACTTCTAGTAAAGGAATGGATTGCAGTGGGTTTACAAAAATGACTTACTTATTAAACGGATTTGTAATTCCTAGAGACGCTTCGCAACAAATTAATGCTGGTAAAATAGTAGATAACGATTTGAATTTCTCTGATTTACAAAAAGGAGATTTGTTGTTTTTTGGAACCAAAGCTACTGAAGATAAAAAACAAAGAGTTGTACATGTTGGTATTTGGTTAGGTAATGATAATATGGAGTTTATTCACTCTTCTGGAAATGTACATATAAGCTCTATGGATGAAAAAAATCCATTATATGATGAGTTTAATAAAAATAGATATTTAGGAAGCAGACGTTATTTGGGTGAAAAAGATAAAAACATCATCGATTTAAAAGATGAATTGAATTAA
- the kynU gene encoding kynureninase, producing the protein MEYKNTLEFARKLDSEDQLATYRNQFHIPQDKVGNDWLYFTGNSLGLQPKKAKEYINIELQDWAEKGVEGHFDGENPWVTYPESLSEMMAKVVGAKPIEVIIMDTLTANLHFLMVSFYRPTKKRHKILIESDAFPSDRYAVQSQLKFHGYSEEDLIYWSPPKGKDLLEIKDLENILEEQGDEIALVLIGGVNYYTGQRFDFKKIAELGHAKGCVVGIDLAHGAGNIQANLHESGVDFAAWCTYKYLNSGPGSLSGIFVHEKHAHNTELPRFAGWWNHNKDTRFNMRLPFDVMPGAEGWQLSNPPILAMAPIKASLEMFEEVGMDALREKSIKLTGFMEFLFEELGSDAVSIITPKNPAERGCQLSIQVKNADKSLHQKLMDKHIITDWREPNVIRCAPAPMYNSFEDVYKMVSILKEILKDY; encoded by the coding sequence ATGGAATATAAAAATACACTAGAATTCGCTAGAAAATTAGATAGTGAAGATCAATTGGCTACTTATAGAAACCAATTTCATATACCTCAAGATAAAGTTGGAAATGACTGGTTATATTTTACAGGGAACTCGTTAGGCTTACAACCTAAAAAAGCAAAAGAATACATTAATATAGAATTACAAGATTGGGCAGAAAAAGGTGTTGAAGGTCATTTTGATGGCGAAAATCCTTGGGTAACTTACCCTGAGTCTTTATCTGAAATGATGGCAAAAGTTGTAGGAGCAAAACCTATAGAAGTCATAATTATGGATACACTTACAGCTAATCTTCATTTTTTAATGGTTTCTTTTTACAGGCCAACAAAAAAGAGGCATAAAATTCTAATTGAGAGTGATGCGTTTCCTTCAGATAGGTATGCTGTACAATCTCAATTAAAATTTCATGGTTACTCAGAAGAAGATTTAATTTATTGGTCTCCACCAAAAGGTAAAGATCTTTTAGAAATAAAAGACTTAGAAAATATCTTGGAAGAACAAGGTGATGAAATAGCGTTGGTATTAATAGGAGGTGTAAATTATTACACAGGCCAAAGATTCGATTTTAAAAAAATAGCAGAACTTGGTCATGCAAAAGGTTGTGTAGTTGGGATAGATTTAGCTCATGGAGCAGGAAATATTCAGGCTAATTTACATGAATCTGGAGTAGATTTTGCTGCTTGGTGTACATATAAATATCTAAATTCTGGGCCAGGAAGTTTATCAGGAATTTTTGTTCATGAAAAACACGCTCATAATACTGAGTTACCACGTTTTGCAGGTTGGTGGAATCATAACAAAGACACACGTTTTAATATGAGGTTGCCTTTTGATGTAATGCCTGGAGCTGAAGGTTGGCAGTTGAGTAACCCTCCAATTTTAGCAATGGCACCAATTAAGGCGTCTTTAGAAATGTTTGAAGAAGTTGGTATGGATGCTTTAAGAGAAAAATCTATAAAATTAACAGGTTTTATGGAGTTTCTTTTTGAAGAATTAGGTTCAGATGCAGTGTCTATTATTACACCTAAGAATCCTGCTGAAAGAGGTTGTCAATTATCAATTCAAGTGAAAAATGCTGATAAAAGTTTACATCAAAAGTTAATGGACAAACACATAATTACAGATTGGAGAGAGCCTAATGTAATTAGATGTGCACCTGCACCAATGTATAATAGCTTTGAAGATGTTTACAAAATGGTGTCAATTTTAAAAGAAATTCTAAAAGATTACTAA
- a CDS encoding NAD(P)/FAD-dependent oxidoreductase, which yields MNKDDKILIIGAGLCGSLLALRLAQRGFKIELFESRPDLRKVDISAGRSINLALSDRGLKGLNLCGVADKAKEICIPMLGRQMHDVNGNTFDSKYSGREGEYINSISRGDLNAILLDEVDSHKNVNIHFNKKCTHVDLDETSIEFYDYETKEEFTVTGDVIFGADGAGSVLRKHYISERKFLFSYSQNYLTHGYKELEIPADENGKHQLSKGHLHIWPRGDFMLIALPNTDGSFTVTLFLSYDEGEYSFANLTSEENITAFFEKEFPDALALIPNIKEEFLNNPTGFLGTVKCSPWSYQNKTVLIGDASHAIVPFYGQGMNASFEDVFVFDEVLNKGFKTWQEVFKAFEKERKKDTDAIADLAVDNFHEMKDHVANPLFKEKRKIEMDLEEQFPDEYFSKYAMVTFKEDIPYSEAMKKGRAQDKALLNLIADDEINTHLNMSKEELHQILKTVKEETNEILQEDKIAGL from the coding sequence ATGAATAAAGACGATAAAATATTAATTATTGGAGCTGGTTTATGTGGAAGCCTTTTGGCACTTCGTTTAGCGCAAAGAGGTTTTAAAATAGAATTATTTGAAAGTAGACCAGATTTGCGTAAAGTAGATATTTCTGCTGGTAGATCTATAAACTTAGCATTGTCAGATAGAGGTTTAAAAGGGCTTAATTTATGTGGTGTTGCAGATAAAGCAAAAGAAATCTGCATACCAATGTTAGGTAGGCAAATGCATGATGTAAATGGTAATACTTTCGATTCTAAATATTCAGGTAGAGAAGGTGAGTATATCAATTCTATTTCTAGAGGAGATTTAAATGCAATTTTATTAGATGAGGTAGATTCACATAAAAACGTAAACATACATTTTAATAAAAAATGTACTCATGTAGATTTAGATGAAACCAGTATTGAGTTTTACGATTATGAAACGAAAGAGGAGTTTACAGTTACTGGTGATGTTATTTTTGGCGCAGATGGTGCAGGGTCTGTATTAAGAAAGCACTACATTTCAGAGCGAAAATTTTTATTTAGTTATTCTCAAAATTACTTAACTCATGGTTATAAAGAGTTAGAGATTCCTGCAGATGAAAACGGAAAACATCAATTAAGTAAAGGACATTTACACATTTGGCCTAGAGGAGATTTTATGCTTATTGCCCTACCAAATACGGATGGTAGTTTTACAGTAACTTTATTTTTAAGTTACGATGAAGGTGAATATAGTTTCGCTAATTTAACATCCGAAGAAAATATTACAGCATTTTTTGAAAAAGAATTCCCAGACGCTTTAGCTCTAATTCCGAATATAAAAGAAGAATTTTTGAATAATCCAACAGGATTTTTAGGTACTGTAAAATGTTCTCCTTGGAGCTATCAAAACAAAACTGTGCTAATTGGTGATGCCTCACACGCAATTGTGCCTTTTTATGGCCAAGGTATGAATGCTTCTTTTGAAGACGTTTTCGTGTTTGATGAAGTATTAAATAAAGGATTTAAAACGTGGCAAGAGGTCTTTAAGGCCTTCGAAAAAGAGCGTAAAAAAGATACAGATGCTATAGCAGATTTAGCAGTAGATAATTTTCATGAAATGAAAGATCATGTGGCTAATCCTTTATTTAAGGAGAAAAGAAAAATTGAGATGGATTTAGAAGAGCAATTCCCAGATGAATATTTTTCTAAATACGCTATGGTTACTTTTAAGGAGGATATACCTTACAGTGAAGCTATGAAAAAGGGTAGGGCTCAAGACAAAGCGTTATTGAATTTAATTGCTGACGATGAAATTAACACGCATTTAAATATGTCTAAAGAGGAATTACATCAAATTTTAAAAACGGTAAAGGAAGAGACAAACGAAATTTTACAAGAAGATAAAATAGCAGGTTTATAA
- a CDS encoding RidA family protein — MDKKVTPRGAYPHVKVVGDFIFVSGTSSRRPDNSIAGVDIIDEMGTKRLNAETQTREVLKNIDRNLQTVGASLKDVVDVSSFLVNMNDFAGYNKAYAEFFDKETGPTRTTVAVHQLPHPDLVVEIKVTAYKKQD, encoded by the coding sequence ATGGATAAAAAAGTTACACCTAGAGGCGCCTATCCACATGTAAAAGTGGTTGGTGATTTTATTTTTGTATCAGGAACAAGTTCTAGAAGACCAGATAATTCGATAGCTGGTGTTGATATTATTGATGAAATGGGTACAAAAAGATTAAATGCTGAAACACAAACTAGGGAGGTTTTAAAAAATATAGATAGAAACTTACAGACTGTTGGAGCTAGCTTGAAAGATGTAGTAGATGTTTCTTCTTTTCTGGTAAATATGAATGATTTTGCTGGCTATAATAAAGCCTATGCAGAGTTTTTTGATAAAGAAACAGGGCCAACCAGAACAACTGTAGCTGTACATCAATTACCACATCCAGATTTGGTGGTAGAAATTAAAGTTACAGCTTATAAAAAACAGGACTAG